A window of Fodinibius salinus contains these coding sequences:
- the pyrE gene encoding orotate phosphoribosyltransferase has translation MIIDEQFARELALDLLNINAVVLRPNDPFTWSSGWNSPIYCDNRLTMRYPKIRKKISQKFVSFIEDKFADIDVITGTATAGIPHAAWVAENMDKPMAYVRAKAKAYGMGNQIEGGIQKGETTVVLEDLISTGGSAISVFEALEFIGTEIEAVISIFTYGFDKSTNRFDNAGVPLYTLTDYATLIDVASKNDFVDESHLKTLAEWRKKPEVWPK, from the coding sequence ATGATTATTGATGAACAGTTTGCCCGAGAACTAGCACTTGATCTCCTTAATATTAACGCTGTTGTTTTGCGTCCTAACGATCCGTTTACGTGGTCTTCGGGCTGGAACTCTCCTATTTATTGTGATAACCGCCTGACAATGCGGTATCCTAAAATACGCAAGAAAATTTCCCAAAAATTTGTGTCCTTCATTGAAGATAAATTTGCTGATATTGACGTAATTACCGGTACTGCAACAGCTGGCATTCCACATGCTGCATGGGTGGCTGAAAATATGGACAAGCCCATGGCATACGTCCGTGCCAAGGCCAAAGCCTATGGAATGGGAAATCAAATTGAAGGTGGTATCCAAAAAGGGGAAACAACCGTTGTGCTGGAAGATCTTATTTCTACCGGTGGTTCTGCCATCTCAGTTTTTGAGGCGCTAGAGTTTATTGGAACAGAAATTGAAGCTGTAATAAGCATATTTACCTACGGTTTTGATAAGTCAACGAATCGTTTTGATAATGCTGGTGTACCTCTTTATACCCTTACCGACTATGCTACACTTATTGATGTAGCAAGCAAAAATGATTTCGTAGATGAAAGCCACCTCAAGACATTGGCCGAATGGCGCAAGAAACCTGAAGTATGGCCTAAGTAA
- a CDS encoding phosphatidylglycerophosphatase A family protein encodes MPKLKPILGSFFYAGFLPNAPGTWGSLFALVPIYFIGTYTPWYGMVLFTILCSFLTVWVSEECERTWGGDPSPLVMDEFAGQGMGFIAISFTGTLSYDLALLFTGFIFFRFFDIQKPLGVDKLQQFPGGWGILVDDLLAGFYAFLCLKGIILTLQVI; translated from the coding sequence ATGCCAAAACTTAAACCTATACTGGGCAGTTTTTTTTACGCAGGATTTCTTCCCAATGCACCGGGAACATGGGGTAGCCTTTTTGCTCTTGTTCCAATTTACTTTATCGGCACATACACCCCTTGGTACGGAATGGTTTTGTTTACCATCCTTTGTTCTTTTTTAACTGTTTGGGTATCGGAAGAATGCGAACGAACTTGGGGCGGCGACCCCTCTCCACTGGTGATGGATGAATTTGCCGGACAAGGCATGGGTTTTATTGCCATCTCGTTTACAGGTACCTTGAGCTATGATCTGGCACTACTGTTTACCGGATTTATCTTCTTTCGCTTTTTTGATATTCAAAAACCACTCGGCGTTGATAAGCTACAGCAATTTCCGGGTGGCTGGGGTATCTTGGTTGATGATCTGTTAGCAGGTTTTTATGCCTTTTTGTGTCTCAAAGGAATTATTTTAACGCTTCAAGTAATTTAA
- a CDS encoding competence/damage-inducible protein A — protein MECHIISIGNELLIGDTVNTNASWLGQRLTESGVDVTQVHTIRDELNTMKSVLQTALQQADLVITTGGLGPTHDDITKKAIAELLGCELVVDQDILSFIKNIFEKRGIPFSKSNYHQAEVPECCEVLFNTQGTAPGLWYNGEQAALGVLPGVPFEMKHLTNNKLLPKINSISGDRRYRFSHYLTTAGIGESTLSDEVIGDLSSLLNDNVEVAYLPSPQGARIRVSGYGRSQDKINERLNPVLDHIRDKAGTFIIGEGKDCSLSAEVGKVLQNQKLTMAAAESCTGGYIANAVTDIPGSSDYFVGSVTAYANAVKIKELGVSKEVIETNGAVSKEVALKMAKGAAQELNADIGISTTGIAGPGGGSKEKPVGTIWIGFWAQNQHFALQALFTNKRLINKERSAAVALETIRRSILDISEMPYGLKKHSA, from the coding sequence ATGGAATGTCACATTATAAGTATCGGAAACGAACTGCTTATCGGGGATACCGTTAATACCAACGCCAGTTGGCTGGGGCAACGGTTGACGGAGTCCGGCGTGGATGTGACACAGGTACACACCATTCGTGATGAACTGAATACTATGAAGTCAGTATTGCAGACAGCACTTCAGCAAGCAGATTTAGTGATCACAACCGGCGGACTTGGCCCCACCCACGATGATATCACTAAAAAAGCTATTGCTGAACTTTTGGGATGTGAACTGGTTGTGGATCAAGATATTTTGTCATTTATAAAAAATATTTTTGAAAAACGAGGCATTCCTTTCAGTAAATCGAATTACCATCAGGCAGAAGTACCTGAGTGTTGTGAGGTATTGTTTAATACTCAGGGTACGGCACCGGGATTGTGGTACAACGGAGAGCAGGCGGCCTTAGGTGTCTTGCCTGGCGTCCCTTTCGAAATGAAGCATCTGACCAACAATAAGTTACTACCTAAAATTAATTCCATATCCGGCGATCGCAGGTATCGGTTTTCACATTACTTGACCACTGCCGGTATTGGAGAAAGTACACTCAGTGACGAAGTCATTGGCGATTTATCATCCCTTTTAAATGATAATGTAGAAGTGGCATATTTGCCGAGTCCACAAGGTGCACGTATCCGTGTTAGTGGGTATGGACGCTCCCAGGATAAAATTAATGAGCGGTTAAATCCTGTGTTAGATCATATTAGGGATAAAGCCGGTACCTTTATTATTGGCGAAGGTAAAGATTGTAGCCTCTCTGCCGAAGTGGGGAAGGTGTTGCAGAACCAAAAGTTGACAATGGCTGCGGCAGAGAGCTGTACCGGAGGTTATATTGCGAATGCCGTTACCGACATTCCGGGAAGTAGTGATTATTTCGTAGGAAGTGTTACTGCTTATGCAAACGCAGTAAAAATAAAAGAGCTGGGAGTCAGTAAAGAAGTAATTGAAACAAACGGAGCCGTTAGCAAAGAAGTAGCACTGAAAATGGCAAAAGGAGCAGCTCAAGAGCTAAATGCTGATATTGGTATTTCAACAACCGGCATTGCAGGTCCCGGTGGAGGTTCAAAAGAAAAACCAGTGGGGACAATATGGATTGGTTTTTGGGCCCAAAACCAACATTTTGCGCTGCAAGCGTTATTTACAAATAAACGACTGATTAATAAAGAACGCAGTGCAGCTGTCGCACTAGAGACTATACGACGCAGCATACTTGATATTTCAGAAATGCCCTACGGACTCAAAAAACATTCGGCTTGA
- a CDS encoding CDP-alcohol phosphatidyltransferase family protein, with protein MRQLPNILSSIRIVLAPIFLMLYVQDEVVWRALSVGIFAVAVVTDFFDGYIARLYQAQTEYGVFLDPLADKFLTFAGFICLPFIDASQFPWWAVGVIVLRDVIVTGMRILADYRNITMDTRLTAKAKTMGQMFFLYLALLVGVFIETDVWLSSYCIWLMQTGIMEWLMMLIVVLTVYSGFEYIYINKNLFSYHKDAKT; from the coding sequence GTGCGACAATTACCCAACATATTAAGTTCCATTCGCATTGTTTTAGCTCCCATTTTTCTGATGCTCTATGTGCAAGATGAGGTGGTGTGGCGTGCCCTAAGTGTGGGCATCTTTGCCGTTGCTGTGGTAACTGATTTTTTTGACGGATATATTGCCCGTCTTTATCAAGCACAGACTGAATATGGTGTATTCCTCGATCCTCTGGCCGACAAGTTCCTCACTTTTGCAGGTTTTATCTGTTTACCCTTTATTGATGCAAGCCAATTTCCATGGTGGGCCGTAGGCGTCATCGTCTTGCGGGATGTGATTGTAACCGGCATGCGTATTTTAGCAGACTATCGAAATATCACTATGGATACGCGTCTTACTGCCAAAGCTAAAACGATGGGACAGATGTTTTTTCTGTATTTAGCTTTGCTCGTTGGAGTGTTTATTGAAACAGATGTTTGGCTGAGTTCATATTGTATCTGGCTTATGCAAACCGGTATCATGGAGTGGCTGATGATGCTGATTGTCGTACTTACCGTGTACTCAGGATTTGAATATATTTATATTAACAAAAACCTTTTTTCTTATCACAAAGATGCCAAAACTTAA